A single Syngnathus acus chromosome 8, fSynAcu1.2, whole genome shotgun sequence DNA region contains:
- the pih1d1 gene encoding PIH1 domain-containing protein 1 isoform X3: MTPCSDCLEPVTMTTDSTLLNSEMEIEQQEDLYQQLLAQSLGNMQTANPDSKVIRPQPGICVKTTSEAGKKKIFVNICQSNLVPPPPEISKEKLLDLLQLEDPSGYRVPMSLGEPHTELDNNSQGCTAYDVVINQEFFQKCQKDSLFQQFVIMVSLEGLENKYNIELSREWKVLKNRKFLGSVSEQNIRTKSKPVIQELQPQENSTSEAKRPEFTLFVEPPSGVPEYLIAEINLPGVLSSRALVLDIGEDRLVLTARPSLYFLDIFHPFLVDQETSVAQFNSSTQILTITLPVVSS, encoded by the exons ATGACTCCTTGCTCT GACTGTTTGGAGcctgttaccatgacaactgaCTCGACACTCCTCAACTCCGAGATGGAGATAGAGCAGCAAGAAGATCTGTATCAGCAGCTCTTAGCACAG TCACTAGGAAATATGCAGACTGCAAATCCAGATTCCAAAGTGATTCGGCCGCAACCAG GAATTTGTGTGAAGACGACATCGGAGGCCGGCAAGAAGAAGATCTTCGTCAACATCTGCCAGTCCAACTTGGTTCCACCTCCACCAGAGATCTCTAAAGAGAAACTTTTAGATCTGCTCCAATTAGAAGATCCCAGTGGCTACAGAGTCCCCATGAGCCTCGGCGAGCCACACACTGAATTGGACAACA ACTCTCAGGGTTGCACTGCATATGACGTGGTCATCAATCAAGAGTTTTTCCAGAAATGTCAG AAGGACTCCCTGTTCCAGCAGTTTGTCATTATGGTGTCTTTGGAAGGTTTAGAGAACAAGTACAACATCGAGCTTAGTCGAG AATGGAAAGTGTTGAAAAACAGGAAATTCTTGGGCTCTGTCAGCGAGCAGAACATTCGCACTAAAAGCAAGCCAGTAATTCAAGAGCTGCAACCTCA ggAAAACTCTACTTCAGAGGCAAAAAG ACCAGAATTCACCTTGTTTGTAGAGCCTCCTTCTGGTGTCCCTGAGTATCTCATTGCAGAAATCAACTTGCCTGGTGTG CTTTCATCCCGCGCGTTGGTCCTGGACATCGGTGAGGACCGCCTCGTCTTGACAGCACGGCCCTCGCTCTACTTTCTGGACATTTTCCATCCCTTCCTTGTCGATCAGGAGACGAGTGTAGCGCAATTCAACAGCAGCACTCAG ATCCTTACAATCACCTTACCTGTGGTGTCATCTTGA
- the pih1d1 gene encoding PIH1 domain-containing protein 1 isoform X1 — translation MTPCSDCLEPVTMTTDSTLLNSEMEIEQQEDLYQQLLAQSLGNMQTANPDSKVIRPQPGICVKTTSEAGKKKIFVNICQSNLVPPPPEISKEKLLDLLQLEDPSGYRVPMSLGEPHTELDNNSQGCTAYDVVINQEFFQKCQKDSLFQQFVIMVSLEGLENKYNIELSREWKVLKNRKFLGSVSEQNIRTKSKPVIQELQPQENSTSEAKRYYLFTFVGSNVMYLRPEFTLFVEPPSGVPEYLIAEINLPGVLSSRALVLDIGEDRLVLTARPSLYFLDIFHPFLVDQETSVAQFNSSTQILTITLPVVSS, via the exons ATGACTCCTTGCTCT GACTGTTTGGAGcctgttaccatgacaactgaCTCGACACTCCTCAACTCCGAGATGGAGATAGAGCAGCAAGAAGATCTGTATCAGCAGCTCTTAGCACAG TCACTAGGAAATATGCAGACTGCAAATCCAGATTCCAAAGTGATTCGGCCGCAACCAG GAATTTGTGTGAAGACGACATCGGAGGCCGGCAAGAAGAAGATCTTCGTCAACATCTGCCAGTCCAACTTGGTTCCACCTCCACCAGAGATCTCTAAAGAGAAACTTTTAGATCTGCTCCAATTAGAAGATCCCAGTGGCTACAGAGTCCCCATGAGCCTCGGCGAGCCACACACTGAATTGGACAACA ACTCTCAGGGTTGCACTGCATATGACGTGGTCATCAATCAAGAGTTTTTCCAGAAATGTCAG AAGGACTCCCTGTTCCAGCAGTTTGTCATTATGGTGTCTTTGGAAGGTTTAGAGAACAAGTACAACATCGAGCTTAGTCGAG AATGGAAAGTGTTGAAAAACAGGAAATTCTTGGGCTCTGTCAGCGAGCAGAACATTCGCACTAAAAGCAAGCCAGTAATTCAAGAGCTGCAACCTCA ggAAAACTCTACTTCAGAGGCAAAAAGGTATTATCTGTTCACCTTTGTTGGTTCTAATGTTATGTATCT CAGACCAGAATTCACCTTGTTTGTAGAGCCTCCTTCTGGTGTCCCTGAGTATCTCATTGCAGAAATCAACTTGCCTGGTGTG CTTTCATCCCGCGCGTTGGTCCTGGACATCGGTGAGGACCGCCTCGTCTTGACAGCACGGCCCTCGCTCTACTTTCTGGACATTTTCCATCCCTTCCTTGTCGATCAGGAGACGAGTGTAGCGCAATTCAACAGCAGCACTCAG ATCCTTACAATCACCTTACCTGTGGTGTCATCTTGA
- the pih1d1 gene encoding PIH1 domain-containing protein 1 isoform X2, translating into MTTDSTLLNSEMEIEQQEDLYQQLLAQSLGNMQTANPDSKVIRPQPGICVKTTSEAGKKKIFVNICQSNLVPPPPEISKEKLLDLLQLEDPSGYRVPMSLGEPHTELDNNSQGCTAYDVVINQEFFQKCQKDSLFQQFVIMVSLEGLENKYNIELSREWKVLKNRKFLGSVSEQNIRTKSKPVIQELQPQENSTSEAKRYYLFTFVGSNVMYLRPEFTLFVEPPSGVPEYLIAEINLPGVLSSRALVLDIGEDRLVLTARPSLYFLDIFHPFLVDQETSVAQFNSSTQILTITLPVVSS; encoded by the exons atgacaactgaCTCGACACTCCTCAACTCCGAGATGGAGATAGAGCAGCAAGAAGATCTGTATCAGCAGCTCTTAGCACAG TCACTAGGAAATATGCAGACTGCAAATCCAGATTCCAAAGTGATTCGGCCGCAACCAG GAATTTGTGTGAAGACGACATCGGAGGCCGGCAAGAAGAAGATCTTCGTCAACATCTGCCAGTCCAACTTGGTTCCACCTCCACCAGAGATCTCTAAAGAGAAACTTTTAGATCTGCTCCAATTAGAAGATCCCAGTGGCTACAGAGTCCCCATGAGCCTCGGCGAGCCACACACTGAATTGGACAACA ACTCTCAGGGTTGCACTGCATATGACGTGGTCATCAATCAAGAGTTTTTCCAGAAATGTCAG AAGGACTCCCTGTTCCAGCAGTTTGTCATTATGGTGTCTTTGGAAGGTTTAGAGAACAAGTACAACATCGAGCTTAGTCGAG AATGGAAAGTGTTGAAAAACAGGAAATTCTTGGGCTCTGTCAGCGAGCAGAACATTCGCACTAAAAGCAAGCCAGTAATTCAAGAGCTGCAACCTCA ggAAAACTCTACTTCAGAGGCAAAAAGGTATTATCTGTTCACCTTTGTTGGTTCTAATGTTATGTATCT CAGACCAGAATTCACCTTGTTTGTAGAGCCTCCTTCTGGTGTCCCTGAGTATCTCATTGCAGAAATCAACTTGCCTGGTGTG CTTTCATCCCGCGCGTTGGTCCTGGACATCGGTGAGGACCGCCTCGTCTTGACAGCACGGCCCTCGCTCTACTTTCTGGACATTTTCCATCCCTTCCTTGTCGATCAGGAGACGAGTGTAGCGCAATTCAACAGCAGCACTCAG ATCCTTACAATCACCTTACCTGTGGTGTCATCTTGA
- the tnnt1 gene encoding troponin T, slow skeletal muscle, giving the protein MWQLEDTIYSQKHLNLFLAAMSDIEEEYEDQAEEEVEEELPQEEEQEEEYERYHEHEEEEEEHVYEDETEKERPKPKPPVAQIAPPKIPEGDRVDFDDIHRKRMEKDMLELHTLIDVHFDQRKKDEEELIGLKERIERRRSERAEIQRVRAEKEKDRQNRIAEERQRKEEEEAKKKADDDAKKKKVLSGMGGNFGGFLAKAESRRGKRMTGREVKKRTLADRRQPLDIDSMREDSLRQRAQELWNWIYQLESEKFDYMEHIKHQKYEIIVLLNRIQHAQKFKKVHGKGKVGGRWK; this is encoded by the exons ATGTGGCAGCTCGAGGACACAATTTATAGCCAGAAGCATCTCA ACTTGTTTCTTGCAGCCATGTCTGACATAGAAGAGGAGTACGA GGATCAGGCAGAGGAGG aggtggaggaggaattGCCACAGGAGGAAGAGCAGGAGGAAGAATATGAGCGGTACCATGAgcatgaagaggaggaggaggagcatgTGTATGAGGATGAAACAG AGAAAGAACGTCCCAAACCAAA ACCACCGGTAGCTCAAATTGCCCCTCCAAAGATTCCAGAAGGAGATAGAGTTGATTTTGAT GACATCCACAGGAAGCGAATGGAAAAAGACATGTTGGAGCTGCACACGCTGATCGACGTCCACTTTGACCAAAGGAagaaggatgaggaggagcttATTGGGCTCAAGGAGAGAATT GAACGTCGTCGCTCAGAGCGTGCGGAAATCCAAAGAGTGCGAGCCGAGAAGGAGAAGGACAGACAGAATAGGATTGCG GAGGAGCGTCAgaggaaagaggaggaggaagccaaGAAAAAAGCTGATGATGacgccaagaagaagaaagtacTCTCTGGCATGGGGGGCAACTTTGGAGGCTTCCTGGCCAAG GCCGAGTCGAGGAGGGGCAAGCGTATGACTGGCAGAGAGGTCAAGAAGAGGACCCTGGCCGACCGGCGTCAGCCCCTCGACATCGACAGCATGAGAGAGGACTCCCTCAg ACAACGAGCCCAGGAGTTGTGGAACTGGATCTACCAGCTGGAGTCTGAGAAATTTGACTATATGGAGCATATAAAGCACCAGAAATATGAG ATTATTGTGCTGCTCAACAGAATCCAACATGCGCAGAAATT tAAAAAGGTGCATGGCAAAGGGAAGGTGGGTGGCCGTTGGAAGTAA
- the syt5a gene encoding synaptotagmin Va isoform X1: protein MPNIDWDKDRAMMRMLSMARLRRAAEEESKEPPPPPPPPPPSHHSNHQFASMKNKFFNELTHLPNHKLNLPMWAVGAIVVVVLTLIACMGFCIYKKCFNRGKKPKKVRERKAGRGRKKKDKEGEDGEDKKEGEDGKEEEEKENFGKLEYTLDYNFTDNQLIVGILQAQDLAAMDMGGTSDPYVKVYMLPDKKKKFETKVQRKNLCPVFNETFIFKIPYTELGGQTLVLQVFDFDRFGKHDVIGEIKIPMNTIDLAQPIHEWKDLIGGEKEEQEKLGDICISLRYVPTAGKLTVNIMEAKNLKKMDVGGLSDPFVKVVLQHNGKRLKKKKTSVKQNTLNPYFNESFSFEIPFSQIQKVQVIITVYDYDKLGSNDPIGKCWIGYGASGVGLRHWSDMLANPRRPVAQWHVLQTEEEVDAALKAPIR, encoded by the exons ATGCCTAATATTGACTGGGACAAAGATAG AGCAATGATGCGGATGCTCAGCATGGCGCGACTCCGCAGGGCAGCGGAGGAGGAAAGCAAGGAGCCCCCGCCACCTCCGCCACCTCCGCCCCCCTCACATCACTCCAACCACCAGTTTGCGAGCATGAAGAACAAGTTCTTTAACGAGCTCACACACTTACCCA ACCATAAACTCAATT TGCCCATGTGGGCAGTAGGTGCCATTGTGGTGGTGGTCCTCACCCTAATTGCCTGTATGGGATTCTGCATTTACAAGAAATGCTTCAACAGGGGCAAAAAGCCCAAGAAGGTCAGAGAAAGAAAGGCCGGGCGAGGACGCAAGAAGAAGGACAAAGAAGGGGAGGACGGAGAAGACAAGAAG GAAGGTGAGGAcgggaaggaagaggaggagaaagagaacTTTGGCAAACTGGAGTACACGTTGGATTATAACTTCACAGATAACCAG CTGATAGTAGGCATCCTGCAGGCTCAGGACCTGGCAGCCATGGACATGGGCGGGACTTCGGACCCCTACGTTAAAGTCTACATGCTGCcggacaagaagaaaaagtttgaAACCAAAGTCCAGCGCAAGAACCTCTGTCCGGTTTTCAATGAGACCTTTATTTTCAAG ATACCCTACACAGAGTTGGGTGGTCAGACGTTGGTGCTCCAGGTTTTCGACTTTGACCGATTCGGCAAACATGACGTCATCGGTGAGATCAAGATTCCCATGAACACCATAGACCTCGCGCAGCCAATCCACGAATGGAAGGATTTGattggaggagaaaaagaagag CAAGAGAAGCTCGGAGACATCTGCATTTCTCTTCGCTACGTTCCCACGGCTGGCAAGCTAACCGTTAACATCATGGAAGCCAAGAActtgaagaagatggatgttGGAGGACTATCTG ATCCGTTTGTTAAAGTGGTTCTTCAGCACAATGGAAAGcgcctgaagaagaagaagacatcagtaaaacaaaacactctGAATCCATACTTCAACGAGAGCTTTAGCTTTGAGATCCCCTTCTCCCAGATCCAG AAAGTCCAGGTGATCATCACGGTGTACGATTATGACAAATTGGGAAGTAACGACCCCATCGGCAAGTGCTGGATCGGTTACGGCGCTTCGGGCGTCGGACTGCGTCACTGGTCTGACATGTTGGCCAATCCACGCCGTCCGGTGGCTCAGTGGCACGTCCTGCAGACGGAGGAGGAGGTCGATGCTGCCCTCAAGGCTCCCATCCGCTAA
- the syt5a gene encoding synaptotagmin Va isoform X2 produces the protein MPNIDWDKDRAMMRMLSMARLRRAAEEESKEPPPPPPPPPPSHHSNHQFASMKNKFFNELTHLPMPMWAVGAIVVVVLTLIACMGFCIYKKCFNRGKKPKKVRERKAGRGRKKKDKEGEDGEDKKEGEDGKEEEEKENFGKLEYTLDYNFTDNQLIVGILQAQDLAAMDMGGTSDPYVKVYMLPDKKKKFETKVQRKNLCPVFNETFIFKIPYTELGGQTLVLQVFDFDRFGKHDVIGEIKIPMNTIDLAQPIHEWKDLIGGEKEEQEKLGDICISLRYVPTAGKLTVNIMEAKNLKKMDVGGLSDPFVKVVLQHNGKRLKKKKTSVKQNTLNPYFNESFSFEIPFSQIQKVQVIITVYDYDKLGSNDPIGKCWIGYGASGVGLRHWSDMLANPRRPVAQWHVLQTEEEVDAALKAPIR, from the exons ATGCCTAATATTGACTGGGACAAAGATAG AGCAATGATGCGGATGCTCAGCATGGCGCGACTCCGCAGGGCAGCGGAGGAGGAAAGCAAGGAGCCCCCGCCACCTCCGCCACCTCCGCCCCCCTCACATCACTCCAACCACCAGTTTGCGAGCATGAAGAACAAGTTCTTTAACGAGCTCACACACTTACCCA TGCCCATGTGGGCAGTAGGTGCCATTGTGGTGGTGGTCCTCACCCTAATTGCCTGTATGGGATTCTGCATTTACAAGAAATGCTTCAACAGGGGCAAAAAGCCCAAGAAGGTCAGAGAAAGAAAGGCCGGGCGAGGACGCAAGAAGAAGGACAAAGAAGGGGAGGACGGAGAAGACAAGAAG GAAGGTGAGGAcgggaaggaagaggaggagaaagagaacTTTGGCAAACTGGAGTACACGTTGGATTATAACTTCACAGATAACCAG CTGATAGTAGGCATCCTGCAGGCTCAGGACCTGGCAGCCATGGACATGGGCGGGACTTCGGACCCCTACGTTAAAGTCTACATGCTGCcggacaagaagaaaaagtttgaAACCAAAGTCCAGCGCAAGAACCTCTGTCCGGTTTTCAATGAGACCTTTATTTTCAAG ATACCCTACACAGAGTTGGGTGGTCAGACGTTGGTGCTCCAGGTTTTCGACTTTGACCGATTCGGCAAACATGACGTCATCGGTGAGATCAAGATTCCCATGAACACCATAGACCTCGCGCAGCCAATCCACGAATGGAAGGATTTGattggaggagaaaaagaagag CAAGAGAAGCTCGGAGACATCTGCATTTCTCTTCGCTACGTTCCCACGGCTGGCAAGCTAACCGTTAACATCATGGAAGCCAAGAActtgaagaagatggatgttGGAGGACTATCTG ATCCGTTTGTTAAAGTGGTTCTTCAGCACAATGGAAAGcgcctgaagaagaagaagacatcagtaaaacaaaacactctGAATCCATACTTCAACGAGAGCTTTAGCTTTGAGATCCCCTTCTCCCAGATCCAG AAAGTCCAGGTGATCATCACGGTGTACGATTATGACAAATTGGGAAGTAACGACCCCATCGGCAAGTGCTGGATCGGTTACGGCGCTTCGGGCGTCGGACTGCGTCACTGGTCTGACATGTTGGCCAATCCACGCCGTCCGGTGGCTCAGTGGCACGTCCTGCAGACGGAGGAGGAGGTCGATGCTGCCCTCAAGGCTCCCATCCGCTAA
- the LOC119125511 gene encoding ferritin, middle subunit-like, which yields MESQVRQNYHQDCEAAINRMVNMELFASYTYTSMASYFSRDDVALPGFAHFFKENSDDEREHAEKLLSFQNKRGGRIFLQDIKKPARDEWESGLEAMQCALKLEKNVNQALLELHKLASDHVDPHLCDFLESHYLNEQVEAIKKLGDYITNLSRMDAGNNKMAEYLFDKHTLGSKS from the exons ATGGAGTCTCAAGTGCGTCAGAACTACCACCAGGATTGTGAGGCCGCCATTAACCGAATGGTTAATATGGAGCTGTTCGCTTCCTACACCTACACCTCAATG GCCTCTTACTTCTCCCGAGATGACGTGGCCCTTCCAGGTTTTGCCCATTTCTTCAAGGAGAACAGTGATGACGAGAGGGAGCATGCCGAGAAGCTGTTGTCCTTCCAGAACAAAAGAGGTGGACGTATCTTCCTCCAGGATATCAAG AAACCAGCGCGTGATGAGTGGGAGAGTGGACTTGAGGCCATGCAGTGCGCCCTGAAGTTggagaaaaatgtcaaccaGGCTCTGCTGGAACTGCACAAACTTGCCTCTGATCATGTGGACCCACAT CTGTGCGACTTCTTGGAAAGCCACTACTTGAATGAGCAAGTGGAGGCCATAAAGAAGTTGGGTGACTACATCACCAACCTGAGCCGAATGGATGCTGGGAACAACAAGATGGCAGAGTACCTGTTTGACAAGCACACTCTGGGGAGCAAGAGCTAA
- the LOC119125514 gene encoding ferritin, middle subunit codes for MESQVRQNYHQDCEAAINRMVNMELFASYTYTSMASYFSRDDVALPGFAHFFKENSDEEREHAEKLLSFQNKRGGRVFLQDIKKPARDEWESGLEAMQCALKLEKNVNQALLELHKLASDHVDPHLCDFLESHYLNEQVEAIKKLGDYITNLSRMDAGNNKMAEYLFDKHTLGSKS; via the exons ATGGAGTCTCAAGTGCGTCAGAACTACCACCAGGATTGTGAGGCCGCCATTAACCGAATGGTTAATATGGAGCTGTTCGCTTCCTACACCTACACCTCAATG GCCTCTTACTTCTCCCGAGATGACGTGGCCCTTCCAGGTTTTGCCCATTTCTTCAAGGAGAACAGTGATGAAGAGAGGGAGCATGCTGAGAAGCTGTTGTccttccaaaacaaaagaggTGGACGTGTCTTCCTCCAGGATATCAAG AAACCAGCGCGTGATGAGTGGGAGAGTGGACTTGAGGCCATGCAGTGCGCCCTGAAGTTggagaaaaatgtcaaccaGGCTCTGCTGGAACTGCACAAACTTGCCTCTGATCACGTGGACCCACAT CTGTGCGACTTCTTGGAAAGCCACTACTTGAATGAGCAAGTGGAAGCCATAAAGAAGTTGGGTGACTACATCACCAACCTGAGCCGAATGGATGCTGGAAACAACAAGATGGCAGAGTACCTGTTTGACAAGCACACTCTGGGGAGCAAGAGCTAA
- the LOC119125513 gene encoding ferritin, middle subunit-like translates to MESQVRQNYHQDCEAAINRMVNMELFASYTYTSMASYFSRDDLALPGFAHFFKENSDEEREHAEKLLSFQNKRGGRVFLQDIKKPARDEWESGLEAMQCALKLEKNVNQALLELHKLASDHVDPHLCDFLESHYLNEQVEAIKKLGDYITNLSRMDAGNDKMAEYLFDKHTLGSKS, encoded by the exons ATGGAGTCTCAAGTGCGTCAGAACTACCACCAGGATTGTGAGGCCGCCATTAACCGAATGGTTAATATGGAGCTGTTCGCTTCCTACACCTACACCTCAATG GCCTCTTACTTCTCCCGAGATGACTTGGCCCTTCCAGGTTTTGCCCATTTCTTCAAGGAGAACAGTGATGAAGAGAGGGAGCATGCTGAGAAGCTGTTGTccttccaaaacaaaagaggTGGACGTGTCTTCCTCCAGGATATCAAG AAACCAGCGCGTGATGAGTGGGAGAGTGGACTTGAGGCCATGCAGTGCGCCCTGAAGTTggagaaaaatgtcaaccaGGCTCTGCTGGAACTGCACAAACTTGCCTCTGATCATGTGGACCCACAT CTGTGCGACTTCTTGGAAAGCCACTACTTGAATGAGCAAGTGGAGGCCATAAAGAAGTTGGGTGACTACATCACCAACCTGAGCCGAATGGATGCTGGAAACGACAAGATGGCAGAGTACCTGTTTGACAAGCACACTCTGGGGAGCAAGAGCTAA
- the aldh16a1 gene encoding aldehyde dehydrogenase family 16 member A1: MAGTTTKTVQDIFQSMECGPATTSNTATAQAWLDNQSRTLGLFIDGKFVNLVDRETRSLVDSKGDLVCSTVCAVQDDILQCASSAIKGFESWSRLSCYQRSKVLLRLTSTLGQHGQTVAELCDLCQASCSSSSLVRLLQYYSGWAQLRDTLIANWTPLGVVLVVGSDECSFYSLMLKVLPALAMGNSVIVAPGLRTAPPALLLAQLFRSAGLPAGVLSVLTGTDMSLASDVAKNSSISYVTYSGNKQDAVKLCKATAGMGVPVCVSPNIGATCPIIIFESADINSAVDDVLETAFQKKKEVHWVLCVQESVLESVTARLRLRMAGLKCVALPSDDVRVLVDAAVQDAQNSGATLVQSCAVPSGTQYPPTLLCGAAPSSSCVVVPSPGPLLPLMTFRSNSEAVTLGNHSPHGQTACIWTEDLTLALETSKSLSVGSVWVNSRPFSDPCLPVSGHKDSGTCTDGGQEGLYQFLRPSSSSYVPPRASSVALDYAKFGTDAPPVIIPDETAGTLKSYSHFVAGKACKSESGASLVVHPQGGSSVLGYCPDGGQKDVRNAVEAAIKVQPGWMKKSPSARAQSIQSLAKGLEGKRQDIASSISTQTGLPMEEADSEVELSIARLRDWAAYCDKVHGGTLPVPQSGTGLSIPEALGVLGVVLPDKHLLLSMVTLLGAALASGNAIVMVPSQEYPLPALAFIQVLLSSDLPAGLVSIITGRRNQLTKALANHSVIKAIWYWGNSEGCQYLQYTCTSPLKTLRLFCQKDKDGKHCGGDWTHPSVLEELWRNAVQWKSVWIPTA; the protein is encoded by the exons ATGGCTGGTACCACCACAAAGACTGTACAAGATATTTTTCAAAGCATGGAGTGCGGACCAGCTACAACTTCCAACACTGCCACTGCACAG GCATGGCTGGATAACCAGTCCCGCACTTTGGGTCTATTCATTGATGGCAAATTTGTCAATCTGGTAGACAGAGAGACTCGCTCCTTGGTGGACTCGAAAG GTGATCTTGTGTGCAGCACAGTGTGTGCTGTGCAGGACGATATTTTGCAGTGCGCATCGTCTGCTATCAAAGGCTTTGAGTCTTGGAGTCGCCTGTCCTGCTACCAGAGGTCCAAAGTGCTGCTCAG GTTGACGAGCACTCTTGGACAGCATGGCCAAACTGTGGCCGAGCTGTGTGACCTTTGTCAagcctcctgctcctcctccagccTTGTCAGGTTGTTGCAATACTACAGCGGCTGGGCTCAGCTTCGAGACACTCTGATCGCCAACTGGACGCCATTGG GTGTGGTGTTAGTAGTTGGCTCTGATGAGTGCAGTTTTTACTCCCTGATGCTCAAAGTCTTACCAGCATTGGccatgg GCAACTCGGTCATCGTTGCCCCTGGTCTACGTACCGCCCCTCCGGCACTTCTATTGGCTCAGCTTTTTAGGAGTGCAGGGCTTCCTGCTGGCGTTCTCAGTGTTTTAACTGGCACTGACATGTCACTTGCTTCTGATGTAGCCAAGAACTCCAGCATCAGCTACGTCACCTACAGTGGCAACAAACAG gatGCTGTGAAGCTGTGTAAAGCCACAGCAGGGATGGGGGTTCCAGTATGTGTATCCCCAAACATTGGCGCTACATGCCCTATCATCATTTTTGAGTCTGCTGACATCAACAGTGCAGTGGATGACGTGTTAGAGACTGccttccaaaaaaagaaagaa GTGCATTGGGTGTTGTGCGTGCAGGAGAGCGTGCTTGAAAGTGTGACGGCCCGCCTAAGGCTGCGCATGGCGGGCTTGAAATGTGTGGCGCTGCCCAGTGATGATGTCAGGGTGCTCGTGGACGCCGCAGTGCAGGATGCTCAAAATAGCGGGGCTACG TTGGTGCAGTCCTGCGCTGTCCCCTCTGGTACGCAATATCCTCCAACGTTGCTATGCGGAGCGGCCCCATCCTCGTCATGTGTGGTCGTGCCCTCTCCTGGCCCACTGCTTCCACTTATGACCTTCAGAAGTAACTCCGAGGCAGTGACGCTGG GGAACCACAGTCCACATGGCCAAACAGCATGTATCTGGACTGAAGACCTCACTCTGGCTTTGGAGACATCTAAGAG TCTGTCTGTTGGCTCAGTGTGGGTAAACTCACGCCCTTTCTCTGATCCGTGTCTGCCTGTTTCTGGTCACAAAGACAGCGGCACATGCACTGATGGAGGCCAGGAG GGTCTTTATCAGTTTTTAcggccatcatcatcatcctacGTTCCCCCTCGTGCTTCCTCTGTTGCTCTGGACTACGCCAAGTTTGGAACAGACGCACCGCCAGTTATCATTCCCGACGAGACTGCTGG TACCCTGAAGTCCTACTCACATTTTGTCGCTGGCAAAGCTTGCAAATCGGAGTCTGGCGCCAGCTTAGTAGTGCATCCACAAGGGGGCAGCAGCGTGCTCGGCTACTGTCCTGATGGAGGCCAGAAAGATGTCCGGAATGCTGTGGAGGCAGCTATCAAAGTTCAGCCAGG CTGGATGAAAAAGAGtccatctgcacgtgcccaGTCTATTCAGTCGCTGGCCAAGGGGCTTGAAGGAAAAAGGCAGGACATAGCGTCGTCAATCAGTACCCAAACTGGTCTTCCTATGGAAGAGGCTGATTCGGAAGTGGAGCTCAGCATCGCCAGACTCCGTGATTGGGCTGCCTATTGTGACAAAGTTCACGGCGGAACTCTG CCTGTACCACAGTCTGGCACGGGTCTCTCCATCCCTGAAGCACTGGGAGTGCTGGGTGTGGTCCTTCCTGACAAGCATCTCCTCCTCTCCATGGTAACACTTCTTGGAGCAGCCCTTGCCTCTGGCAACGCCATCGTCATGGTGCCCAGTCAGGAATATCCACTTCCGGCATTAGCATTTATTCAG GTGCTCCTGTCTTCAGATCTGCCAGCAGGCTTAGTGAGCATCATTACAGGAAGGAGAAACCAGTTGACAAAGGCCTTGGCCAATCACAGCGTCATCAAGGCCATCTGGTATTGGGGCAACAGTGAG GGCTGCCAGTACCTCCAGTACACCTGCACCAGCCCGCTAAAAACTTTGCGGCTGTTCTGCCAGAAGGACAAGGACGGGAAGCATTGTGGTGGGGACTGGACACACCCCTCTGTTCTGGAGGAACTGTGGAGAAATGCCGTCCAGTGGAAGAGCGTGTGGATTCCTACAGCTTAA